A window of the Schlesneria paludicola DSM 18645 genome harbors these coding sequences:
- a CDS encoding polysaccharide deacetylase family protein — MRTLLFMMLLTLSSILVADDATVTRAVRTPIPPRLVVLTFDDSSLSHYTTVRPLLKQYGFGATFFITEGFDFKQNKKDYMTWEQIKELHDDGFEIGNHTRDHLGISEKTVGQLPEQLEGIATQCKAHGIPAPVTFAWPGNSMTPAAFETLKTHGIQFARRGGAPEYPYDEGQGFAYEPGLDHPLMVPSAGDARPKWSLPDFVRAVQQSDEGRIAVLQLHGAPDTAHDWVSSSEQNFAAYMKYLKQEGFHVIALRDLQKYVDPAVVPEDYRTVIEARRKSVARRNGPK; from the coding sequence ATGCGCACTCTGCTATTCATGATGCTGCTAACGCTGTCGAGCATCCTCGTTGCGGACGATGCGACCGTGACACGCGCGGTGCGAACGCCCATTCCCCCGCGACTGGTCGTCCTCACATTCGACGACTCGTCACTGTCTCACTACACCACTGTGCGGCCGCTACTCAAGCAGTACGGTTTTGGAGCGACCTTTTTCATCACAGAAGGATTCGATTTCAAACAAAATAAGAAGGACTACATGACGTGGGAGCAGATCAAGGAACTGCACGACGACGGCTTTGAAATTGGCAACCACACGCGTGACCACCTCGGGATCTCTGAGAAAACAGTCGGACAACTTCCCGAACAACTCGAAGGCATTGCCACGCAGTGCAAGGCGCATGGCATTCCCGCCCCCGTCACGTTTGCATGGCCCGGCAATTCGATGACCCCCGCCGCATTTGAAACTCTGAAAACGCACGGCATTCAGTTCGCGCGGCGCGGCGGCGCTCCCGAGTATCCCTACGACGAAGGACAGGGATTCGCGTACGAACCGGGCCTCGATCATCCCCTGATGGTTCCCTCGGCGGGGGACGCACGTCCCAAATGGTCACTGCCCGACTTCGTGCGAGCCGTTCAACAGTCGGATGAGGGTCGCATCGCGGTTCTTCAGCTCCACGGCGCACCCGACACAGCTCACGACTGGGTCAGCAGCAGCGAGCAGAACTTCGCGGCGTACATGAAATATCTGAAGCAGGAAGGCTTTCACGTCATCGCCCTGCGAGACCTTCAAAAGTACGTCGACCCCGCCGTGGTCCCTGAAGACTATCGCACCGTGATCGAGGCCCGCCGCAAATCCGTCGCAAGGCGCAACGGCCCAAAGTAG
- a CDS encoding multiheme c-type cytochrome gives MANSSAIVSHATPLEDFDHNSSFVVSTHVGDVEYRVEKTLEGVFHHESLTDAELGSIYDQRVRVDYVIGSGRHGRSYVSEQGDCLFMSPITWYSGESNWGLSPNYRPGNNPRFERRIVLACLVCHAERVSVDRDAPNHFSSPAIQEGRIGCESCHGPGAGHVEFHQQRVQTPQQLTVSDSIVNPAKLDPVRRESVCWQCHFAAEERIPRFEKLDSDFRAGDRFDDIWVAFVRGLRLGEDGSMRVASHVEQTQVSVCSQRSGGRFGCLSCHDPHSVPSETERETFYRAKCMNCHSDRGCTLSLSERTRQNSDSCIGCHMPSHKLSRIPHTSSTDHRILRHPEPELPPKHDQLLTIFRPDDRKLPPVEEDRAWGLVLAKFAYLQQDVEIARVAKDKLSAVQPRVPGDNRVLEWLGVCEELLHRPEVSRDYWLQILKSAPKDEGALHRLAELSITQGQPLQIKQALTSYLNVNRWQSSYQLRLAAASGHLGQLDEAARYAVEALRINPTLATAHQILAEVYRRQGMAEHARRHQQVSKRLESAP, from the coding sequence ATGGCCAACTCGTCGGCGATCGTGAGTCACGCGACGCCGCTCGAAGATTTTGATCACAATTCGTCATTTGTCGTTTCGACGCATGTCGGTGACGTCGAGTACCGTGTCGAGAAGACGCTGGAGGGTGTGTTTCACCATGAATCACTGACCGATGCCGAACTTGGCTCAATTTACGATCAGCGAGTGCGTGTTGACTATGTCATCGGATCGGGGCGGCATGGCAGATCGTATGTTTCTGAACAGGGCGACTGCCTTTTCATGTCGCCAATCACTTGGTACTCAGGCGAATCGAACTGGGGCTTGTCACCCAATTATCGCCCCGGAAACAATCCGCGATTCGAACGCCGTATCGTACTGGCCTGTCTCGTCTGTCACGCCGAACGCGTTTCCGTTGATCGTGACGCACCAAATCACTTTTCGTCTCCTGCGATTCAGGAAGGACGGATTGGATGCGAAAGCTGTCATGGTCCCGGTGCCGGGCACGTCGAATTCCATCAGCAGCGAGTTCAGACGCCACAACAGCTCACTGTGTCCGATTCGATTGTCAATCCGGCCAAGCTTGATCCCGTGCGGCGAGAAAGCGTTTGCTGGCAATGCCATTTCGCAGCAGAGGAGCGTATTCCTCGCTTCGAAAAACTAGATTCGGACTTTCGTGCAGGTGACCGATTCGATGACATTTGGGTCGCATTCGTGCGTGGATTGCGTCTGGGCGAAGATGGATCAATGCGCGTCGCAAGCCATGTTGAACAGACGCAGGTCAGCGTCTGTAGTCAGCGGAGTGGTGGTCGATTCGGTTGTCTGTCATGCCATGATCCGCATTCAGTGCCGTCCGAGACGGAGAGGGAGACATTTTATCGGGCGAAGTGCATGAACTGCCATAGCGATCGAGGTTGCACACTCAGCCTTTCAGAGCGGACTCGCCAAAATTCGGACTCGTGCATCGGATGCCACATGCCGTCGCACAAGCTCAGTCGAATTCCGCACACATCGAGCACAGATCACCGCATCCTGCGTCATCCGGAACCTGAGCTTCCACCAAAACACGATCAGCTACTGACAATATTTCGACCGGATGATCGGAAACTTCCACCCGTCGAAGAAGATCGTGCGTGGGGACTGGTTTTGGCAAAGTTCGCGTATCTTCAACAGGACGTCGAAATAGCACGTGTCGCAAAAGACAAACTCAGTGCCGTACAACCCCGCGTGCCCGGCGACAATCGCGTGCTGGAGTGGCTTGGAGTGTGTGAGGAGCTGCTGCATCGGCCAGAAGTGAGTCGCGACTACTGGCTTCAAATACTTAAAAGCGCCCCAAAGGACGAGGGGGCACTCCACCGGTTGGCGGAATTGTCGATCACACAGGGGCAACCGCTTCAGATTAAGCAGGCGCTTACAAGCTATCTCAATGTCAATCGTTGGCAGAGCAGCTATCAACTCCGATTGGCCGCAGCGAGTGGACATTTAGGACAATTGGACGAGGCCGCTCGATACGCGGTGGAAGCACTCCGAATCAATCCGACATTGGCAACCGCTCATCAGATTCTGGCTGAGGTGTATCGGCGGCAAGGAATGGCAGAGCACGCCCGGCGTCATCAGCAGGTCTCGAAACGTTTGGAGAGCGCCCCATAG
- a CDS encoding FG-GAP-like repeat-containing protein has product MNPPVYVRYMLISVLLGFVVGVIASCFWSKSPESLLKEARTAESVGKLELALELADRALQRDSRSVEGLLFAGSIASKLDDPVLELKYFRQLPLSASGAEIADRLKDAGEHALKRGRASDAEFLYRRVLTLLPDDLMIHRRLGTLFLGEGRRWEAAPHLYELVKGKSFTLEELAYLGSRDEIYEAEKLISFFEESAPNDYLPLMGRARLKMFQLSMTQAEGIIQQILQQQEDLIEAHAQLGVILVTEARMEELERWRRQLPRAAYEHPETWWVLGKQARQNGDTKAAIRCAWETLRREPNHLGATYQLGQLLFSEGRNDDARVMIERAAKLEILSSTIHELLFHSPTSEKMLRCAQVCEEIGRHWEAWAWHTMVETHHPSEAIPAEGARLLAQLTPQMPQTLPAQNFSLRFDFSTYPVPKTMLFATQNHLGDERTPPDVRFEDVSASAGLDFRYENGTKRGVRGFMIYQSIGGGVASLDFDGDGAPDLFFPQASQLAPKLAGIDATDRLYRNVGGQCVDVTESALPPDSGYGFGVAVGDFDADGFPDLYVANAGRNRLLRNNGDGVFQDVTETSGIQGGEWTTSCLMADINGDGLPDLFDVNYCGGERPFEQVCIHKTLKARTSCSPNEFAAAEDDLLINLGDGRFENVSQAAGIREFDGRGLGIVAANFDDQPGLDLYIANDMSANVLFLNRTNAPGTVPTFDEQGALTGTAFDSDRRTPASMGIAVEDVDGDELIDLFVTNSCNESNTLYHHQIGHFFIDATRQFQLRTPSLSMYGFGTQFMDADRDGRPDLIVVNGHVDDYTEIGIPFRMRHQFFSNRGDRFVEVPASKLGAFFAKSQLGRGLARLDWNRDGRDDFAVSQLIDPAALVLNRSTNEGHFVSIRLVGQKYRDAIGSEVRVTSDHQTFVKQLIAGDGFECSNERRLLFGLGETSSIGEIRVRWPGGAEERFTNAVVDCDLLLVEGTQVATTISREHSE; this is encoded by the coding sequence ATGAATCCTCCGGTGTACGTTCGGTATATGTTGATTAGTGTGCTCCTCGGCTTCGTCGTTGGAGTCATTGCGTCATGCTTCTGGTCTAAATCGCCTGAGTCGCTGCTGAAGGAAGCAAGGACGGCAGAATCAGTCGGCAAGTTGGAACTTGCGCTGGAGCTTGCGGATCGAGCGCTTCAACGAGATTCTCGATCGGTTGAAGGGCTGTTATTTGCAGGCTCGATCGCGAGCAAGCTGGATGATCCGGTCCTTGAACTGAAGTATTTTCGCCAACTTCCGCTGTCTGCGAGTGGTGCGGAGATCGCAGATCGGTTGAAGGACGCAGGAGAGCATGCGCTCAAGCGTGGTCGTGCCAGCGATGCGGAATTCCTATATCGGCGTGTCTTAACGCTGCTGCCAGATGATCTGATGATCCATCGGCGATTGGGTACCCTATTTCTTGGTGAGGGGCGGCGTTGGGAGGCGGCTCCTCATCTATACGAGTTGGTGAAAGGAAAGTCGTTCACGCTCGAAGAACTCGCTTATCTGGGGAGTCGTGACGAGATTTATGAAGCCGAGAAGTTGATTTCATTTTTTGAAGAATCGGCGCCCAATGACTATCTCCCGTTGATGGGGCGGGCTCGCTTAAAAATGTTTCAATTGTCGATGACGCAGGCTGAAGGAATCATCCAGCAGATTCTTCAGCAACAGGAGGATTTGATCGAAGCTCACGCGCAGCTTGGTGTAATACTGGTGACGGAAGCGCGAATGGAGGAATTGGAGCGTTGGCGGCGCCAACTTCCTCGGGCTGCTTACGAGCATCCAGAGACGTGGTGGGTATTGGGAAAACAAGCGCGTCAAAACGGCGACACGAAGGCCGCCATTCGATGCGCTTGGGAGACGCTTCGACGCGAACCAAATCATCTGGGCGCTACATATCAGCTTGGCCAACTTCTATTCTCGGAGGGGCGCAATGACGATGCTCGTGTGATGATTGAACGTGCCGCAAAGCTCGAGATCCTATCTTCCACGATTCACGAACTATTGTTCCATAGCCCGACATCCGAAAAAATGCTGCGCTGCGCGCAAGTCTGTGAAGAAATTGGACGGCACTGGGAGGCATGGGCATGGCACACAATGGTCGAGACACACCATCCTTCTGAGGCGATCCCCGCGGAAGGTGCACGCTTGCTCGCACAACTGACGCCTCAAATGCCACAGACGTTGCCAGCTCAGAATTTCTCCCTTCGATTTGATTTCTCGACCTATCCCGTGCCCAAAACAATGCTCTTCGCGACACAGAATCACTTGGGCGACGAACGAACGCCGCCCGACGTGCGATTTGAAGATGTCAGTGCCTCCGCGGGACTCGATTTTCGATATGAAAACGGTACCAAACGCGGTGTTCGAGGCTTCATGATCTATCAAAGTATCGGCGGTGGAGTTGCATCGCTCGACTTTGATGGCGACGGCGCCCCCGATCTCTTTTTTCCACAGGCCAGTCAATTGGCTCCGAAGCTTGCAGGAATCGACGCTACGGATCGACTCTATCGAAACGTGGGTGGCCAGTGCGTAGATGTCACGGAATCTGCGTTGCCGCCTGATTCAGGTTATGGATTCGGGGTTGCAGTCGGTGACTTTGATGCAGATGGTTTCCCGGACCTGTACGTCGCAAATGCCGGACGAAATCGATTGCTGCGAAACAATGGAGACGGCGTCTTTCAAGACGTGACCGAGACCTCAGGAATCCAGGGGGGCGAATGGACAACCAGTTGTCTGATGGCAGATATCAATGGCGACGGTCTGCCCGATCTCTTTGACGTGAACTATTGCGGAGGTGAACGTCCTTTCGAGCAAGTTTGCATCCACAAGACGCTCAAAGCACGTACGAGCTGCAGTCCAAACGAGTTCGCGGCCGCTGAAGATGATTTGTTGATCAACCTGGGTGATGGCCGATTTGAGAACGTCAGTCAAGCGGCAGGAATTCGCGAATTCGATGGTCGAGGGCTCGGAATTGTTGCTGCCAACTTCGACGATCAACCTGGATTGGATCTTTACATCGCGAACGACATGTCCGCAAATGTGCTGTTTCTCAATCGTACAAACGCCCCAGGTACTGTTCCAACATTTGACGAGCAAGGAGCGCTGACGGGGACGGCGTTTGATTCCGATAGACGGACTCCGGCATCTATGGGAATTGCTGTGGAGGACGTCGATGGTGATGAGTTGATTGATTTATTTGTCACAAATTCTTGTAACGAATCGAACACACTTTATCATCATCAAATCGGACATTTCTTTATCGATGCCACGCGTCAGTTTCAATTGAGGACTCCCAGCCTTTCGATGTACGGGTTCGGGACGCAATTCATGGACGCCGATCGAGATGGACGACCGGATCTCATCGTCGTCAACGGCCATGTCGATGACTATACGGAGATCGGCATTCCGTTCCGAATGCGTCATCAGTTCTTTTCCAATCGGGGCGACCGGTTTGTCGAAGTCCCCGCGAGCAAACTGGGTGCCTTCTTCGCCAAAAGCCAGTTGGGTCGAGGTTTAGCGAGGCTCGATTGGAATCGAGATGGACGAGATGATTTCGCGGTCTCTCAATTGATTGATCCCGCGGCACTCGTTTTGAATCGATCAACGAATGAAGGTCATTTTGTCTCCATTCGACTCGTTGGGCAAAAGTACCGCGATGCAATTGGTTCTGAAGTCCGAGTGACGTCAGATCATCAAACGTTCGTTAAGCAACTTATCGCTGGCGATGGCTTTGAATGCAGCAATGAGCGACGATTGCTGTTTGGGCTTGGTGAGACGAGTTCGATCGGTGAAATTCGCGTCCGTTGGCCCGGGGGGGCCGAGGAACGTTTTACGAACGCCGTCGTGGACTGCGACTTATTGCTTGTTGAAGGGACTCAAGTGGCAACGACGATTTCGAGAGAACACTCAGAATGA
- a CDS encoding DUF1552 domain-containing protein, translating into MPQTSRREFLRNLGVSAATLPFVMNLPSLGFANQTARKQRLVIMFSPNGVVPPTFWPDEEGAEFILKESLSPLEPFKNRLLTLHGVCDKVRGDGDSHMRGIGCLLTGVELFPGNIQGGSDTPAGWSSGLSIDQEIKNHLQANAATQTRFGSLEFGVLVPDRADTWTRMSYAGPNKPITPICDPYRMLSKLYGRRKDQENLKSVLDDLQGDLKKLASRINAEDRQLLEEQATFVREMERELKATSGQSVEHRVPELEAGVKEEDDNLPRLSKMQIELMVNSFASDFARVATLQYTFSVSDAKMRFIGVNDGHHGLSHHDDDDTKAQDKLTRINKWYAEQMAYLIQRLAETPEPGEGGSLLDNTTIVWTNELGKGNTHLLDNIPFVLAGNGLDFRMGRALKLGEVTHNRLLMSLAHGFGHRIERFGNRDFCDGGPLTSLT; encoded by the coding sequence ATGCCCCAAACGTCCCGACGCGAATTTCTTCGGAACCTTGGCGTGAGCGCGGCGACCCTGCCGTTCGTTATGAATTTGCCCAGCCTGGGATTTGCCAATCAAACCGCTCGCAAGCAGCGACTTGTGATCATGTTCAGTCCCAATGGTGTGGTTCCACCGACATTCTGGCCTGATGAAGAGGGGGCTGAGTTCATACTGAAAGAAAGCCTTTCACCGCTTGAGCCATTCAAGAATCGGCTGCTCACTCTGCACGGTGTCTGCGACAAGGTGCGTGGGGACGGCGATAGTCATATGCGGGGGATCGGGTGTTTGTTGACCGGCGTCGAATTGTTTCCCGGAAACATTCAAGGAGGTTCAGATACGCCGGCAGGCTGGTCGAGCGGGCTTTCGATCGATCAAGAGATCAAAAACCATCTACAAGCGAATGCCGCGACACAGACGCGTTTCGGGTCACTTGAATTTGGAGTGTTGGTTCCAGATCGTGCCGATACCTGGACACGAATGTCGTACGCAGGGCCTAACAAGCCAATCACTCCGATCTGCGATCCGTACCGAATGTTGTCAAAGCTTTACGGTCGCAGAAAAGATCAGGAGAATTTGAAAAGCGTGCTTGATGACCTTCAAGGCGATTTGAAAAAACTGGCGTCTCGTATCAATGCAGAAGATCGCCAATTGTTGGAGGAGCAAGCGACATTCGTTCGGGAAATGGAACGTGAGCTGAAAGCCACGTCAGGTCAGTCGGTCGAGCACAGGGTTCCAGAGCTTGAAGCGGGGGTTAAGGAAGAAGACGACAATCTGCCTCGACTTAGCAAGATGCAGATTGAATTAATGGTGAACAGTTTTGCCTCGGACTTCGCCCGCGTCGCGACGCTGCAGTACACGTTTTCAGTGAGTGATGCAAAGATGCGATTTATCGGCGTTAATGACGGGCATCATGGGCTATCTCATCACGACGACGACGACACGAAAGCGCAGGACAAACTGACTCGCATCAACAAATGGTATGCGGAACAAATGGCTTACCTGATCCAGCGACTCGCTGAGACACCGGAACCTGGCGAAGGTGGATCGTTGCTCGACAACACAACCATTGTCTGGACAAACGAATTAGGCAAAGGCAATACGCATCTGCTGGACAACATTCCCTTTGTGCTTGCCGGTAATGGCCTTGATTTTCGAATGGGGCGCGCCCTCAAGTTGGGGGAAGTGACTCACAATCGGCTGCTGATGTCACTCGCGCATGGTTTTGGACACCGAATTGAACGCTTTGGAAATCGCGATTTCTGTGATGGTGGACCGTTGACGAGTTTGACGTAG
- a CDS encoding DUF1592 domain-containing protein: MTISRRIGCFQATIGAAIVLAIGAFPRDAVGDDPLSGEKIYQAKCASCHGVNGQGKADSYAQPLVGDKSIGELTEYISKSMPEDKPGTCVGDEACRVSTYIHESFYSSTAQERNKPVRVELSRLTVRQYRNVMADLVGAFRPVAPDGSRRGLAAKYFKTREFEAKDLAFERIDPVVAFDFLDKSPDGEKIPPHEFAIRWEGGIVAPDTGEYEFHIRTDQSFRFWINDLKRPLIDAYVQSKTENDDRASIFLIGGRTYPLRLEFSKAKQGVQDGKAKELPPSPASVFLEWTQPHRVREVVPARCLSSGAPPEVCIVNTPFPPDDRSSGWEKATSISKEWDQATTEAAVEIAAYIDRHLEELSSTSADAPEGTLRLMEFCHQFATRAFRRPLDNEQRRIYVERQFEKTNDPRIAVNRVVLLVLKSPRFLYRELGANPENANDPYDVASRIAFAAWDSLPDQGLRESAESGRLVKREEIVAQAQRMVQDSRTRSKLREFILRWLRVERVVDLSKDADQFPDFDSLIADDLRTSLELSVDELLSSEATDFRQLLLADGLFLNGRLAKFYGIDLPVDSEFQKVSLDSDARAGVLTHPYLMSGFAYRGASSPIHRGVFIARSLLGRTLRPPPEAVTPIASKLQPDLTTRERVGLQTRQESCQSCHSLINPLGFTFEQFDAVGRFRKEESGKQIVSTGTYRTREGDIVHFNGAREVAAFLADSSETHSAFVQQLFHFSIKQPIQAYGSKTKETLRHEFEQENFSIRRLLVEIIATAALNEARNVSDSNSD, encoded by the coding sequence ATGACGATCTCTCGGCGAATTGGCTGTTTTCAAGCGACTATCGGTGCCGCCATCGTCCTGGCGATTGGTGCATTTCCACGAGATGCCGTTGGCGACGATCCGCTTTCGGGTGAGAAAATCTATCAGGCGAAATGTGCCTCATGCCATGGCGTCAATGGCCAAGGAAAAGCCGACAGTTATGCACAACCTCTCGTTGGCGACAAATCGATCGGTGAGTTGACGGAATACATCAGCAAGTCGATGCCAGAGGACAAACCGGGAACATGTGTTGGCGACGAGGCATGCCGAGTTTCCACATACATTCACGAATCGTTTTACTCTTCCACCGCACAAGAGAGGAACAAGCCTGTACGCGTGGAATTGTCTCGGCTGACTGTCCGGCAGTACCGAAATGTCATGGCGGATCTCGTGGGTGCGTTTCGCCCAGTCGCGCCGGACGGCAGTCGACGAGGCCTGGCGGCGAAATACTTCAAAACTCGCGAATTTGAAGCCAAAGATCTGGCGTTCGAACGGATCGATCCTGTGGTTGCGTTCGACTTTCTTGATAAAAGCCCCGATGGCGAAAAAATTCCTCCCCATGAATTTGCGATTCGATGGGAAGGCGGAATTGTGGCTCCTGATACGGGTGAATACGAATTTCATATTCGCACTGATCAATCATTTCGATTCTGGATCAACGATCTCAAGCGGCCGTTGATCGATGCCTACGTTCAGTCAAAGACGGAGAACGACGATCGTGCGTCGATTTTCTTAATTGGAGGGCGGACTTATCCGTTGCGTCTCGAGTTCTCGAAGGCAAAGCAAGGCGTTCAAGATGGAAAAGCCAAGGAACTGCCTCCGTCTCCGGCTTCCGTATTCCTCGAATGGACGCAGCCACACCGTGTTCGTGAAGTTGTCCCTGCACGATGTCTCTCATCGGGAGCCCCCCCAGAAGTTTGCATCGTTAACACCCCCTTTCCTCCAGACGACCGCAGCAGCGGATGGGAGAAGGCAACCTCCATCTCGAAGGAATGGGATCAGGCGACAACTGAGGCCGCGGTCGAAATCGCTGCATACATCGATAGGCATCTTGAAGAGCTATCGAGTACGAGTGCTGATGCTCCAGAGGGAACTTTGAGGCTGATGGAATTCTGCCACCAGTTTGCGACACGGGCATTTCGACGCCCACTCGATAATGAGCAGCGTCGGATTTACGTCGAACGCCAGTTTGAAAAGACAAACGATCCGAGGATTGCCGTCAATCGTGTCGTTTTACTCGTTCTGAAGTCACCGCGATTCTTGTACCGTGAGCTTGGTGCGAATCCCGAGAATGCGAACGATCCGTACGACGTGGCATCGCGGATTGCGTTTGCAGCATGGGATTCGTTACCAGATCAGGGACTTCGCGAATCAGCGGAATCCGGTCGTCTCGTCAAACGAGAAGAAATCGTCGCGCAAGCCCAGCGAATGGTTCAAGATTCCCGTACGCGGTCTAAACTCCGCGAGTTCATTTTGAGATGGCTGAGAGTCGAACGGGTTGTTGACCTGAGCAAGGACGCGGATCAGTTTCCCGATTTCGATTCGCTCATTGCGGACGATCTGCGAACGTCGCTTGAGTTATCCGTCGATGAGCTTCTGAGCAGCGAAGCAACAGATTTTCGGCAGTTGCTTCTTGCCGACGGCCTGTTCCTGAATGGTAGATTGGCAAAATTCTATGGGATTGATCTGCCGGTCGACTCCGAATTCCAGAAGGTGTCGCTCGACTCTGACGCGCGTGCGGGAGTGCTGACGCACCCCTATCTGATGTCAGGATTTGCCTATCGCGGCGCGAGTTCACCCATCCATCGAGGAGTTTTCATTGCGAGAAGTCTTCTGGGGCGAACATTGCGACCACCGCCGGAAGCTGTAACTCCGATCGCGTCCAAGTTGCAGCCAGACCTGACGACGCGAGAGCGAGTTGGACTGCAAACCCGGCAAGAGTCATGCCAGTCGTGCCATTCACTGATCAATCCCTTGGGATTCACTTTTGAACAGTTTGATGCCGTGGGGCGATTTCGAAAGGAGGAATCCGGCAAGCAGATCGTCTCGACGGGAACCTATCGAACGCGCGAGGGTGACATCGTTCACTTCAATGGAGCCCGCGAGGTTGCTGCTTTTCTGGCCGACAGCTCAGAGACGCACAGCGCCTTCGTTCAGCAATTGTTTCACTTCTCGATTAAGCAGCCGATCCAGGCTTACGGTTCGAAAACAAAAGAGACACTTCGACATGAGTTCGAACAAGAGAATTTCAGCATTCGCCGATTATTGGTCGAGATCATCGCCACGGCTGCATTGAATGAAGCGAGAAACGTTTCAGATTCCAATTCCGATTGA
- a CDS encoding DUF1559 domain-containing protein, whose protein sequence is MIENVVRRLRRAGFTLIELLVVIAIIAVLIALLLPAVQQAREAARRTQCKNNLKQLGLALHNYHDANLKFPYSSGGTAAGANNSTDCNWDRQSGLVQLLPYMDQANLYMQITSGGTINGTGPWQPGGPSPWIAAYPPYQQKIAMFRCPSEAGQGGSGINDGFDFSKFGRTNYAFCLGDTGQNVNQWDAGRQARGMFFFQSSLGLRDCTDGSSNTILMGEIGVSIGDGTRTDIVGQVADGVYQGDKGVPWAVTNPSACLAQVSGRSYLSTSNVHSLRGNRWADGCPSSTGFQTILPPNAPSCDESGWDGGSGTYSAGSRHTGGVHILMGDGAARFIGENINTGNLNSPDVYSAGTTSVGGQSPYGVWGALGTRAAGEIAGEF, encoded by the coding sequence GTGATTGAAAATGTCGTGAGACGTCTGCGGCGAGCGGGGTTTACGCTCATTGAGTTGCTCGTCGTCATTGCGATTATCGCAGTTCTAATTGCGTTGCTGCTTCCGGCCGTTCAACAGGCCCGTGAGGCAGCACGCCGGACGCAGTGCAAAAATAATTTGAAGCAGTTGGGGCTCGCCCTGCATAACTATCATGATGCGAATCTGAAGTTCCCGTATTCTTCTGGAGGTACGGCCGCAGGCGCGAATAACAGCACCGACTGCAATTGGGATCGACAGAGCGGCCTAGTTCAATTGCTGCCGTACATGGATCAGGCGAATTTGTACATGCAAATCACCAGTGGTGGCACGATCAACGGTACCGGTCCGTGGCAGCCTGGCGGTCCATCGCCGTGGATCGCAGCCTATCCCCCGTATCAACAAAAGATCGCCATGTTTCGATGTCCCTCTGAAGCGGGGCAAGGTGGCTCTGGTATCAATGATGGATTCGACTTCAGTAAATTTGGTCGTACGAATTACGCGTTTTGCTTGGGTGATACTGGACAGAATGTAAATCAATGGGATGCCGGTCGGCAGGCTCGAGGGATGTTCTTTTTTCAGAGTAGCTTAGGGCTTCGTGATTGCACAGATGGTTCAAGCAATACGATCTTGATGGGCGAAATCGGCGTCTCGATTGGAGATGGCACTCGCACTGACATCGTGGGGCAAGTGGCTGATGGTGTGTATCAAGGCGACAAAGGTGTTCCCTGGGCGGTAACGAACCCTTCGGCATGCCTCGCGCAGGTTTCTGGACGAAGCTACCTTTCGACATCGAACGTTCACTCGTTGCGTGGAAATCGATGGGCCGATGGTTGCCCATCGAGCACAGGATTTCAGACGATTCTTCCTCCGAATGCCCCATCCTGCGATGAGAGCGGTTGGGATGGCGGTTCTGGAACGTATTCCGCAGGAAGTCGACATACGGGAGGCGTTCACATTCTCATGGGGGATGGGGCTGCTCGATTCATTGGCGAAAATATCAATACAGGAAACCTCAATTCGCCAGACGTGTACTCGGCCGGAACAACATCTGTTGGAGGGCAAAGTCCGTATGGTGTCTGGGGTGCATTGGGGACTCGGGCTGCTGGCGAAATTGCTGGTGAATTTTAG